A region from the Citrobacter koseri ATCC BAA-895 genome encodes:
- a CDS encoding glycine zipper 2TM domain-containing protein, with protein MNKSMLAGIGIGVAAALGVAAVASLNVFDRSPKYAQVVSATPIKETVKTPRQECRNVTVTHRKPVQDENRIAGSVLGAVAGGVIGHQFGGGRGKDVATVVGALGGGYAGNQIQGSMQENDTYTSTQQRCKTVYDKSEKMLGYDVTYKIGDQQGKIRMDKDPGTQIPLDNNGQLILNNDA; from the coding sequence GTGAATAAATCAATGTTGGCGGGTATAGGGATTGGCGTAGCTGCTGCGCTGGGTGTGGCGGCGGTGGCCAGTCTGAACGTTTTTGACCGTAGCCCGAAATATGCGCAAGTCGTATCAGCCACACCCATAAAAGAAACCGTCAAAACACCGCGTCAGGAATGCCGCAACGTGACGGTCACGCACCGCAAACCTGTTCAGGACGAAAACCGCATTGCCGGTTCGGTGCTTGGCGCGGTTGCTGGCGGCGTGATTGGTCATCAGTTCGGCGGTGGCCGTGGTAAAGATGTGGCGACCGTCGTCGGGGCGCTGGGCGGAGGGTACGCCGGTAACCAAATCCAGGGATCAATGCAGGAAAATGACACCTACACCTCTACGCAGCAGCGTTGTAAAACGGTGTATGACAAGTCAGAGAAAATGCTGGGCTATGACGTCACTTACAAGATTGGCGATCAGCAGGGGAAAATCCGCATGGATAAAGATCCCGGAACGCAAATCCCGCTGGATAATAACGGTCAATTGATTCTGAATAACGACGCGTAA